From a single Nostoc sp. MS1 genomic region:
- a CDS encoding MDR family MFS transporter — MNWYQHFHLPELTILKGKKSMAIATHEPVESPSPKVSLKNWIGVSAALLGAFMAVLDIQITNASLNDITGALGASLDEGAWISTAYLVAEIVVIPLTGWLSQVFSVRLYLLVNTALFIVFSIACAFATNLPQMIFFRAGQGFTGGVLIPMAFTIILTNLPPAKHAVGLAMFGLSATLAPSLGPTVGGWLTDSYGWQYIFYLNLIPGLLLLVGVWYALPQLPMQLDLIKHGDWFGIATMAIGLASLEFFLEEGNRKDWFGSAEIQRAALLAGIVLPIFIIWQFVKKQPLLNLRLLVRRNFLIAILTTTGLGVGLYGSTFILPMYLAQIQGYNAMQIGETIMWAGMPQLLITPFIPKLMQRFDLRLLVAIGFTFFGVSCFMNTTMSHDTAILQLIPAQIIRALGQPLVMTPLSSFATAGIEPKQIGSASAIYNMARNIGGSFGIATLGTLQSVRERFHSNRLVDAVSLSNPLTRDRLDQLTQMFLQHTSDPTTAQNQALALIDRTVRREANIMAFNDCFYFMGCVLLLSAFLVLFFKKIKPVGGGAVH, encoded by the coding sequence TTGAATTGGTATCAGCACTTTCATCTCCCAGAATTAACCATTCTCAAAGGCAAGAAAAGTATGGCAATTGCGACTCATGAACCTGTGGAATCACCCAGTCCAAAGGTTTCACTAAAAAACTGGATTGGTGTATCTGCGGCGCTGTTGGGGGCGTTTATGGCAGTGTTAGATATTCAAATTACCAATGCCTCCCTCAACGATATTACCGGAGCATTGGGGGCATCGTTAGATGAAGGAGCTTGGATTTCTACTGCCTATCTAGTTGCAGAAATTGTCGTGATTCCTTTGACTGGTTGGCTTTCTCAAGTATTTTCAGTACGGCTTTATCTGCTCGTTAACACAGCACTCTTTATTGTTTTTTCTATCGCCTGTGCTTTTGCCACTAACCTACCACAGATGATTTTTTTTCGCGCAGGACAAGGCTTTACAGGCGGAGTGCTAATTCCTATGGCATTCACGATAATTTTAACAAATTTGCCTCCTGCTAAACATGCTGTGGGGTTAGCTATGTTTGGCTTATCTGCCACCTTAGCGCCTTCACTGGGGCCTACGGTGGGCGGTTGGCTGACAGATAGCTATGGTTGGCAGTACATTTTCTACCTCAACTTGATTCCTGGTTTGCTGCTGTTGGTAGGAGTTTGGTATGCTCTACCCCAGCTACCCATGCAGTTAGATTTAATTAAACACGGTGACTGGTTCGGAATTGCCACAATGGCGATTGGGTTGGCTTCGTTAGAATTTTTTCTAGAGGAAGGTAATCGCAAAGACTGGTTTGGCTCGGCAGAAATTCAACGAGCAGCACTATTAGCAGGTATTGTTTTACCTATTTTTATCATCTGGCAGTTTGTTAAAAAACAACCGTTACTAAATCTGCGATTATTGGTACGACGTAACTTTTTGATTGCCATTCTCACAACTACAGGTTTGGGTGTGGGATTGTATGGCTCAACTTTTATTCTGCCGATGTATCTGGCACAAATCCAGGGTTATAACGCCATGCAAATTGGCGAAACGATTATGTGGGCAGGGATGCCTCAGTTATTGATTACACCGTTTATACCTAAGTTGATGCAGCGTTTTGATTTGCGGCTATTAGTTGCGATTGGTTTTACGTTCTTTGGGGTGAGTTGTTTTATGAATACCACCATGAGCCATGATACGGCTATTTTGCAACTGATTCCAGCGCAAATTATCCGCGCACTTGGTCAACCTCTGGTGATGACTCCACTTTCTAGCTTTGCTACTGCGGGGATTGAACCTAAGCAAATTGGTTCAGCCTCAGCGATTTATAATATGGCACGTAACATAGGTGGCTCCTTTGGTATAGCGACTTTGGGAACTTTGCAATCAGTACGAGAGCGATTTCATTCTAATCGTCTAGTCGATGCGGTTTCCTTGTCAAATCCATTGACACGCGATCGCCTTGACCAACTTACCCAGATGTTTCTTCAGCACACATCTGACCCTACAACGGCACAAAACCAAGCTCTAGCTCTAATTGATCGAACAGTACGCCGTGAAGCCAATATAATGGCGTTTAACGATTGCTTTTACTTTATGGGCTGTGTACTGTTGTTAAGTGCCTTTTTAGTATTGTTCTTCAAAAAAATTAAACCTGTGGGGGGTGGTGCTGTACATTAA
- a CDS encoding LL-diaminopimelate aminotransferase: MATINDNYLKLKAGYLFPEIARRVNAFAEANPDAKIIRLGIGDVTEPLPEACRTAMIKAVEEMGDRASFKGYGPEQGYAWLREKIATQDFQARGAEVDASEIFISDGSKCDTGNILDIFGDNNIIAVTDPVYPVYVDTNVMAGHTGATNDKGEFEGLVYLPVTAENNFTAEIPTEKVDLIYLCFPNNPTGATATKEHLKAWVDYAKANNSIIFFDAAYESYITDPSLPHSIYEIEGARDVAIEFRSFSKNAGFTGTRCALTVVPKTLTAKAADGSDVELWKLWNRRQSTKFNGVSYIVQRGAEAVYSEEGQAQVKDLVSFYLENAKIIREKLTAAGLSVYGGVNAPYVWVKTPNGLSSWDFFDKLLQTVNVVGTPGSGFGAAGEGYFRISAFNSRENVEEAMKRITEKFKV; encoded by the coding sequence ATGGCAACGATTAACGACAACTATCTCAAACTGAAAGCAGGCTACCTATTTCCTGAAATTGCGCGGCGGGTAAATGCTTTTGCAGAAGCTAACCCGGATGCGAAGATTATTCGCTTGGGTATTGGTGATGTGACAGAACCATTGCCAGAAGCTTGTCGCACGGCAATGATTAAAGCAGTGGAGGAAATGGGCGATCGCGCTTCTTTTAAAGGTTATGGCCCAGAACAAGGTTATGCTTGGTTAAGGGAAAAAATCGCCACTCAAGATTTCCAAGCGCGGGGTGCAGAGGTAGACGCTTCCGAAATCTTCATTTCTGACGGTTCTAAGTGCGATACAGGCAATATTCTCGATATTTTTGGCGATAACAATATTATTGCTGTCACAGACCCAGTTTATCCTGTATATGTAGACACTAATGTCATGGCAGGACACACTGGGGCTACTAACGACAAAGGCGAGTTTGAGGGTTTAGTTTATCTACCTGTCACCGCCGAGAATAACTTCACGGCGGAAATCCCTACCGAGAAAGTAGACTTAATTTATCTCTGCTTTCCTAATAACCCCACAGGTGCAACTGCTACCAAAGAACATCTCAAGGCATGGGTTGATTATGCCAAAGCTAATAATTCGATTATTTTCTTTGATGCTGCCTACGAATCATACATCACCGACCCGTCCCTACCCCATTCTATCTACGAAATTGAAGGGGCGCGAGATGTGGCGATCGAATTTCGTTCTTTCTCCAAAAATGCAGGCTTCACCGGAACTCGTTGCGCCTTAACTGTTGTTCCCAAAACCTTAACAGCCAAAGCTGCTGATGGTTCTGATGTGGAACTGTGGAAATTGTGGAACCGCCGCCAGTCTACCAAGTTTAATGGTGTATCTTACATTGTCCAACGGGGGGCGGAAGCTGTGTACTCAGAGGAGGGACAAGCACAAGTTAAAGATTTGGTGAGCTTCTACTTGGAAAACGCCAAAATCATCCGCGAGAAACTCACAGCCGCAGGTTTATCAGTATACGGTGGTGTAAATGCGCCCTATGTCTGGGTGAAAACTCCCAATGGACTTTCCAGTTGGGATTTCTTTGATAAGTTATTGCAAACCGTCAACGTAGTTGGAACTCCCGGTTCTGGCTTTGGTGCGGCTGGTGAAGGTTACTTCCGCATTTCTGCATTTAACAGCCGCGAGAATGTAGAGGAAGCAATGAAGCGAATTACCGAAAAGTTTAAAGTTTAA
- a CDS encoding HlyD family secretion protein, which yields MDASNSSRPLPDQDEQNSHHLSGSPIILTQKVAVTTPSSLVDEPPIVPPEKKPSRKSLRKWLLLGLLGIAGIAGSMYGYRWWQFASTHQETDDAYVTADIHPVNARINGTVAEVAVQDNQSVKLGTILVKLDPHDDQVALQQAQAALDVAKQQAAVAQANINVTSTNAQGQTTQAQGNIDAATASISTAQASLSEAQAGVPVAKAQLAQVEANLIKAKLDYDRYNQLAAEGAVPRAQFDATKAAYDALLAQRKATQEQIEQAQARVTQALENLNNAKAKLASTKGTLQQANSVSQQTIVNRRQYQAALAAIEQAQTQVTNAQLQLSYTTIAAANVGTVGNKTVEVGQRVQPGQTLMSVVSDNPWVVANFKETQLVKMLPGQKVEVKIDSFPDHIFIGKVDSVSPASGARFSLLPPDNATGNFTKIVQRIPIKIVFDPQSIKGYETRISPGMSVVATVETH from the coding sequence ATGGATGCGTCAAATTCTTCTCGTCCTCTACCTGATCAAGACGAGCAAAACTCTCATCATCTCTCAGGCTCACCAATTATACTGACACAAAAAGTTGCAGTAACTACCCCATCTTCCCTAGTAGACGAGCCTCCCATTGTGCCACCAGAGAAAAAACCCAGCCGTAAATCACTCCGTAAATGGCTGTTGCTAGGTTTGCTGGGTATCGCTGGCATTGCAGGTAGTATGTATGGCTACCGTTGGTGGCAATTTGCTAGTACTCATCAAGAAACTGATGATGCTTACGTTACGGCAGATATTCATCCCGTCAATGCTCGGATTAATGGAACTGTTGCTGAAGTGGCAGTTCAGGATAATCAGTCTGTCAAATTGGGGACAATCTTAGTTAAACTTGATCCCCATGATGATCAAGTAGCACTCCAACAAGCACAAGCTGCACTGGATGTTGCCAAGCAACAAGCGGCTGTGGCTCAAGCAAATATTAACGTTACTTCCACCAACGCTCAAGGACAAACTACCCAAGCACAGGGTAATATTGATGCTGCTACCGCCAGCATTTCCACAGCACAAGCATCGTTAAGCGAGGCACAAGCAGGTGTCCCGGTTGCTAAGGCACAGTTAGCGCAAGTAGAGGCTAATCTGATTAAAGCCAAACTAGATTACGATCGCTACAATCAACTAGCCGCAGAAGGCGCTGTTCCTCGCGCTCAGTTTGATGCCACTAAAGCAGCTTATGATGCGCTACTTGCACAACGCAAAGCTACACAAGAACAGATAGAACAAGCACAGGCGCGTGTGACTCAAGCACTAGAAAATCTCAACAATGCCAAAGCCAAACTTGCATCAACCAAAGGCACTTTACAACAGGCAAATTCCGTTAGTCAACAAACCATCGTAAATCGGCGGCAATATCAGGCAGCACTGGCAGCAATTGAACAGGCACAGACCCAGGTGACAAATGCCCAACTACAGTTGTCTTATACCACGATCGCAGCTGCGAATGTGGGAACAGTGGGTAATAAAACCGTAGAGGTAGGGCAGCGCGTCCAGCCAGGGCAAACGTTGATGTCGGTGGTGAGTGATAATCCTTGGGTAGTAGCAAACTTCAAAGAAACCCAGTTAGTAAAAATGCTGCCAGGTCAAAAGGTCGAGGTGAAAATTGACTCTTTCCCCGATCACATTTTCATCGGCAAAGTCGATAGTGTTTCCCCAGCATCAGGGGCGAGATTCTCACTTTTACCCCCCGATAACGCCACAGGTAACTTTACCAAAATTGTCCAACGCATTCCCATCAAGATTGTCTTTGATCCACAAAGTATCAAGGGCTATGAGACAAGAATTTCGCCAGGAATGTCTGTAGTTGCAACTGTGGAAACCCATTGA
- a CDS encoding GAF domain-containing sensor histidine kinase, whose amino-acid sequence MSQPLIASLFARIAMLEQENNGLKLQIAHLQQSEANIQTHQLIAPVAKMYDYEKTEDLVRLIPNGFHEPIWLETQAPELELTQAIALLQTQVAELAKTNQTLKNSFARLAANPNLNSFLGYVLLEITQQLNLDFASLRLYDSTTQTLPIEIEIVQGQINLKHQIQAPEAYLRPSTLSTPVWNILLQTKQPVVVNHENAPAYCFQNTYEYQAHQLNLQIAANLLLTLGDEPIGMLALASTQPHNFTPEKLKLAQALAQHATLAIQLTRLADEAKQTALLEERNRMASEIHDTLAQTFIGISIQVGMAQRLVTTNPSDTQQILERVLKLAQTGLAEARRSVWELHPTADEYTDLVHNLQTCIDHLTNGLPMQVELQISGTPCLVPAIIGQNLLRIAQEAINNTISHTQATQLWVRLNWQLNMLELSIQDNGDGFDPKSENGGFGLVSMSERASRLNGHFTLCSQPSYGTEIRVKVPIK is encoded by the coding sequence ATGTCACAGCCATTAATCGCTTCTTTGTTCGCACGTATTGCCATGTTGGAGCAAGAGAATAATGGCTTGAAGTTGCAGATTGCCCACTTGCAACAGTCTGAGGCTAACATACAGACGCATCAGTTAATCGCCCCAGTTGCCAAGATGTATGATTATGAGAAAACCGAAGACTTGGTTAGATTAATACCAAATGGGTTTCATGAGCCGATTTGGCTTGAGACGCAAGCGCCAGAACTCGAACTTACACAAGCGATCGCTCTATTACAAACCCAAGTTGCAGAACTGGCAAAAACTAATCAAACTTTGAAAAACTCGTTTGCTCGTCTGGCTGCTAACCCCAATCTCAACTCATTTTTGGGTTACGTACTACTCGAAATTACCCAACAATTAAACCTAGATTTCGCCAGCCTGAGACTGTATGACTCTACTACTCAAACTCTACCGATTGAGATAGAAATTGTCCAAGGTCAGATAAACCTGAAGCATCAAATACAAGCACCTGAAGCTTATTTGCGTCCATCTACACTCAGCACCCCCGTTTGGAACATTCTGCTGCAAACAAAACAACCCGTGGTGGTGAACCACGAAAATGCACCAGCATATTGCTTTCAAAACACCTACGAATATCAAGCTCATCAGTTAAATCTACAAATTGCTGCTAATCTTTTGCTGACACTAGGCGATGAACCCATTGGCATGTTAGCGTTAGCATCCACTCAACCCCACAACTTCACCCCGGAAAAACTCAAACTGGCCCAAGCCCTTGCTCAACATGCAACTCTAGCAATTCAACTCACCCGCTTGGCAGACGAAGCCAAACAAACTGCTCTGCTTGAAGAACGCAACCGTATGGCCAGCGAAATTCACGATACCCTGGCTCAAACCTTCATCGGCATTTCCATTCAGGTGGGTATGGCACAAAGACTCGTCACCACCAACCCCAGCGATACCCAACAGATTCTAGAGCGTGTACTCAAGCTGGCACAAACCGGACTGGCAGAGGCTCGGCGTTCTGTATGGGAACTACATCCAACTGCTGACGAATACACTGACCTTGTTCACAACCTGCAAACCTGCATAGATCACCTCACAAATGGCTTACCGATGCAGGTGGAATTGCAAATAAGCGGAACTCCCTGTTTAGTACCTGCAATCATCGGTCAAAATCTGTTGCGAATTGCTCAAGAAGCGATCAACAATACGATTTCTCACACTCAAGCTACACAACTTTGGGTCAGATTGAATTGGCAACTTAACATGCTAGAGTTAAGCATTCAAGACAATGGGGATGGTTTTGACCCTAAAAGCGAAAACGGTGGCTTTGGTTTAGTGAGCATGTCCGAACGTGCCTCCCGTCTAAATGGACATTTTACCTTATGTAGTCAACCCAGTTATGGGACGGAAATTCGTGTGAAAGTACCGATAAAATAA
- a CDS encoding response regulator, giving the protein MADSISVLVVDDHPVVRNGLTLMVQHEPGMTPIAEAGNGQEAIALFGQHQPDVTLMDLRLPDITGVEVITTIRQSYPEARIIILTTYDSDEDIYRGLKAGARGYMLKDAPLDEIARAIGTVHIGKKYIPPEVGAKLLDRINRSQLSDRECDVLRLVAKGRSNREIGEILNVTEATVKMHLNHILHKLPASDRTQAVVVAIKRGIIQI; this is encoded by the coding sequence ATGGCTGACTCGATTAGCGTTCTTGTTGTAGATGATCATCCTGTAGTGCGAAACGGACTTACACTTATGGTGCAGCATGAACCAGGAATGACTCCAATTGCCGAAGCTGGCAATGGTCAGGAAGCGATCGCACTTTTTGGGCAACATCAACCCGATGTTACACTAATGGATTTACGCCTCCCCGACATCACCGGAGTCGAAGTGATCACCACCATTCGGCAAAGCTATCCTGAAGCCCGCATCATCATCTTAACCACTTACGACAGCGATGAAGATATCTATCGCGGCTTAAAGGCAGGCGCAAGAGGATATATGCTCAAAGATGCTCCACTCGATGAAATAGCACGGGCAATTGGCACGGTTCATATAGGGAAGAAATACATCCCGCCGGAAGTGGGAGCAAAGTTGCTAGATCGCATCAATAGATCACAGTTGAGCGATCGCGAATGTGACGTGCTACGCCTTGTCGCTAAAGGTAGAAGTAATCGTGAAATTGGCGAAATTTTGAACGTCACAGAAGCTACAGTAAAGATGCACCTAAATCATATTTTGCATAAATTGCCAGCGAGCGATCGTACTCAAGCTGTAGTCGTGGCCATCAAAAGGGGAATCATTCAGATTTAG
- a CDS encoding SprT-like domain-containing protein: protein MDSKRISIKNIKLQQDIILQEIFKLASNLNDDSQQIKQLHKSLITKATIIEKICVEQQITPANLTEQSRKIYSWIKFLTDEDYLKLHIQNTGYLWETAKNILNRRGQKQLQLMIAIANLAGLYKGRVSASAASIIVSEGFINAPNTVLQALVESALIGKSRTHTQIIRQFASTEEYSSVLLELDLIADVLADNTQGKVYNLDELFDKVNHEYFSSSLAKPRLTWSRINTYRKLGHYESARDRVVISLTLDDAKVPEFVVEFVLYHELLHKYHGTKWVQGKRMVHTKEFRDSESKFKFYNEASRWLKKSASQ, encoded by the coding sequence ATGGATAGTAAACGTATATCTATAAAAAATATCAAATTACAACAAGATATTATATTACAAGAAATTTTTAAATTAGCATCTAACCTTAATGATGACTCACAGCAGATCAAACAATTACATAAAAGTTTAATTACAAAGGCGACAATCATTGAAAAAATATGTGTTGAACAGCAAATAACACCAGCAAACCTAACTGAACAATCTCGTAAAATATATTCATGGATAAAATTTCTTACAGATGAGGATTATCTAAAACTCCATATACAAAATACTGGTTATCTATGGGAAACTGCTAAAAATATTTTGAATAGGCGTGGGCAAAAACAACTACAATTAATGATTGCGATCGCTAATTTAGCTGGGTTATATAAAGGTAGAGTTTCTGCTAGTGCAGCTAGTATTATAGTTAGTGAAGGTTTTATCAATGCACCAAATACAGTGTTACAAGCTTTGGTAGAATCTGCGCTTATAGGTAAGAGTCGCACTCATACACAAATTATTAGACAATTCGCTAGTACAGAAGAATATAGTAGCGTTTTGTTAGAGCTTGATTTGATTGCTGATGTGCTAGCAGACAACACACAAGGTAAAGTTTATAATCTTGATGAGTTGTTTGATAAAGTTAATCACGAATATTTTTCTTCTAGCCTTGCTAAACCCCGTCTAACATGGAGTCGAATCAACACTTACCGAAAATTAGGACACTATGAATCAGCTAGAGATAGAGTTGTGATCAGCCTAACTCTTGATGATGCTAAAGTACCTGAGTTTGTAGTTGAATTTGTGTTATATCACGAATTATTGCATAAATATCACGGGACAAAATGGGTTCAGGGAAAAAGAATGGTGCATACTAAAGAGTTTCGTGATAGTGAAAGCAAGTTTAAGTTTTACAATGAAGCATCAAGATGGTTAAAAAAGTCAGCATCTCAATAA
- a CDS encoding site-2 protease family protein, producing the protein MNGTIRVGNLFGIPFYIHPSWFLVLGLITWSYSGGLSAQFPQLSGGLALILGLTTALLLFASVVAHELGHSFVAIRQGINVDSITLFIFGGLASLKQESKTPAEAFWVAIAGPLVSLLLCGIVTVIGFTTPVSGPLAAILGVLASVNLALALFNLIPGLPLDGGNILKAIVWKVTGNPYKGVAFASRVGQIFGWIAIASGIIPILYFGSFANIWNLLIGFFLLQNAGNTAQFARVQEKLTGLTAADVVTTDSPVVSADLSLRQFADEQIVQGQNWRRFLVTNNEGQLVGAINLDDLRNIPTALWTETQIQQVMRPTQSTTINSNQPLLEVVQLLEQQKLSTLPVIRDNGVLVGILEKAAIIQLLQNRTQPNPA; encoded by the coding sequence ATGAATGGCACAATTCGCGTTGGGAATCTCTTCGGTATTCCTTTTTATATCCACCCGTCATGGTTTTTGGTTCTGGGTTTAATTACCTGGAGTTATAGCGGTGGACTCTCAGCCCAATTTCCCCAACTATCTGGGGGGTTGGCTTTGATACTGGGATTGACGACGGCGTTATTGTTGTTTGCTTCTGTCGTCGCCCATGAATTAGGACATAGCTTTGTCGCCATCCGCCAAGGAATTAACGTTGATTCGATTACGTTATTTATATTTGGTGGTTTGGCTAGTTTAAAACAAGAGTCGAAAACCCCGGCTGAAGCTTTTTGGGTAGCGATCGCCGGGCCTTTAGTCAGTCTATTATTATGTGGTATCGTCACTGTGATTGGTTTCACTACCCCAGTTAGCGGGCCATTGGCAGCGATTTTAGGAGTTTTGGCTTCTGTAAACTTAGCATTGGCATTGTTTAACCTCATTCCTGGCTTACCCTTGGATGGTGGAAATATCCTCAAAGCTATCGTTTGGAAGGTTACAGGTAATCCATATAAAGGTGTAGCCTTTGCCAGCCGCGTGGGACAAATCTTTGGTTGGATTGCGATCGCCTCTGGTATAATTCCCATACTATATTTTGGTAGCTTCGCCAATATCTGGAACTTATTAATCGGCTTCTTCTTACTACAAAATGCTGGTAATACAGCCCAATTTGCCAGAGTACAAGAAAAACTTACAGGCTTAACAGCCGCAGATGTAGTTACTACCGATAGTCCGGTTGTTTCCGCCGATCTCAGCTTAAGACAATTCGCCGATGAACAAATTGTGCAAGGGCAGAACTGGCGACGATTTTTAGTCACCAACAACGAAGGACAATTAGTAGGTGCAATCAATCTTGATGACTTGCGAAACATTCCCACTGCATTGTGGACAGAAACTCAGATTCAACAAGTCATGCGTCCAACTCAATCGACTACCATCAACTCAAATCAACCATTATTAGAAGTAGTGCAACTACTAGAACAACAAAAATTGTCCACCCTCCCCGTAATTCGTGACAATGGTGTATTAGTAGGAATCCTAGAGAAAGCCGCGATTATTCAGCTATTGCAAAATCGCACTCAACCCAACCCTGCATAG
- a CDS encoding MGMT family protein — protein MKEVNELSFTRGYGIEGDVNANPFSPRQVLVLRYEESIDLAIPPGELRENLVITGITSEDFTSGSLISFDSGAAIRLTFHCEPCKRIEHLVDSLKTIQYKRGLLGVVINSGIVRIGDKVNIQPEKFPILFENPYERFLDFIVKVPAGKVVTYKHILEVIGVDKSYMRAIPTYLKKTSAQNYPIHRILDSQGYLIKYAPNQKSQLESENIEVLCDQNESHKYFVKINKYLYQDAAIYLT, from the coding sequence ATGAAAGAAGTTAACGAACTCAGCTTCACAAGAGGTTATGGTATTGAAGGAGATGTTAATGCTAATCCCTTCAGCCCTAGACAAGTTTTAGTTCTCAGATATGAAGAGAGTATAGATTTGGCAATTCCACCAGGAGAATTAAGAGAAAATCTTGTCATCACCGGGATAACATCTGAAGATTTTACTTCTGGTTCTCTGATAAGTTTTGATAGTGGTGCTGCTATTCGTTTAACTTTTCATTGTGAACCATGTAAACGCATAGAACATTTAGTTGATTCATTAAAGACTATTCAATATAAAAGAGGCTTGTTAGGTGTAGTTATCAATTCAGGCATAGTTCGTATAGGTGATAAGGTTAATATTCAACCTGAGAAGTTCCCAATTTTGTTTGAAAACCCTTATGAGCGGTTTCTCGATTTTATAGTAAAAGTACCAGCAGGTAAAGTAGTTACATACAAACATATATTAGAAGTAATTGGCGTAGATAAAAGCTATATGAGGGCAATTCCTACATATCTTAAAAAGACATCTGCCCAAAATTACCCCATTCATAGAATATTAGACTCTCAAGGTTATTTAATTAAATATGCACCCAATCAAAAAAGCCAACTAGAATCCGAAAATATAGAAGTATTATGTGATCAAAATGAATCTCATAAATATTTTGTAAAAATTAATAAATATTTATATCAAGATGCAGCTATTTATTTAACTTGA
- the trmB gene encoding tRNA (guanosine(46)-N7)-methyltransferase TrmB, protein MPFVRVRQHVNPLAKKYSQPANPLEWEKIYGTPHQPLHLDIGCARGRFVLQMAQVEPKWNFLGLEIREPLVVEANQLRSQLGLTNLHYLYCNANNSLQPLLSSLPTGILQRVSIQFPDPWFKTRHAKRRVVQPELVADIANYLAVGGVVFLQSDMEFVAVEMRDRFAANPAFSRVGTGEWLSENPLPVPTEREISTQSRGEPVYRALFERL, encoded by the coding sequence TTGCCATTTGTCCGCGTCCGTCAGCACGTCAACCCACTAGCCAAAAAATATAGTCAACCAGCCAATCCTCTGGAATGGGAGAAAATTTATGGCACTCCCCACCAACCGCTACACCTGGATATTGGTTGTGCTAGAGGTAGATTTGTGTTGCAAATGGCGCAGGTAGAACCCAAGTGGAATTTTTTGGGTTTAGAAATTAGAGAACCTTTGGTAGTCGAGGCGAATCAATTACGTTCTCAGTTGGGTTTAACTAATCTCCATTATTTGTATTGCAACGCCAATAACTCACTACAACCGTTACTATCTTCTTTACCTACAGGGATTTTACAGCGTGTAAGTATTCAATTCCCCGACCCTTGGTTTAAAACTCGTCACGCCAAACGCCGTGTAGTCCAACCAGAATTAGTTGCAGATATAGCTAATTATTTGGCTGTTGGTGGTGTTGTCTTTCTGCAATCAGATATGGAATTTGTGGCTGTGGAAATGCGCGATCGCTTTGCCGCAAATCCAGCTTTTAGTAGAGTGGGAACGGGAGAATGGTTATCCGAAAACCCCCTACCCGTACCAACCGAAAGAGAAATTTCCACGCAAAGTAGAGGCGAACCAGTTTATCGTGCTTTGTTTGAGAGACTGTAA
- a CDS encoding SDR family NAD(P)-dependent oxidoreductase, protein MNSTQHRRALITGANRGIGFAIAQTLVGKGYEVIITSRSLENAQKAAQKLQSNVIPIELDVSDERSINQSVETLRPQIDRLDVLINNAGVYPDEGVNILTISRELLDSAMNANTFGPIRMVQAFLPLLEKSADARVINLSSGYGAIEDLSADVPSYCLSKLALNGATIMLAQALPAKNIVINAVCPGWVRTDMGGASAPRSPEKGADTAVWLATEAPRNISGKFVRDRKIISF, encoded by the coding sequence ATGAACTCCACACAACATAGACGAGCATTGATTACAGGTGCTAACCGAGGAATTGGATTTGCGATCGCCCAAACTCTAGTAGGCAAAGGTTATGAAGTCATAATTACTTCTCGCTCGCTTGAAAATGCCCAAAAAGCCGCCCAAAAACTGCAATCAAACGTGATCCCCATCGAGTTGGATGTGAGCGATGAGCGCTCTATTAACCAATCTGTAGAAACTTTGCGCCCACAAATTGATCGCTTAGATGTGTTAATCAATAATGCTGGCGTGTATCCAGACGAAGGTGTAAATATTCTGACAATTTCCCGTGAACTGCTCGATTCGGCGATGAATGCCAACACCTTTGGCCCCATTCGGATGGTGCAAGCATTTCTACCCCTACTAGAAAAATCTGCCGATGCTAGAGTAATTAATCTTTCTAGTGGCTATGGAGCAATAGAAGACTTATCAGCTGATGTGCCAAGTTACTGTCTATCGAAATTAGCCTTAAATGGTGCAACAATTATGTTGGCACAAGCCTTGCCAGCAAAAAACATTGTTATTAATGCCGTGTGTCCGGGATGGGTGAGAACAGATATGGGTGGCGCATCTGCACCGCGATCGCCCGAAAAGGGGGCAGACACAGCCGTCTGGTTAGCAACAGAGGCTCCACGTAACATAAGCGGTAAATTTGTGCGCGATCGCAAAATAATTTCTTTTTAG
- a CDS encoding DNA-binding protein: protein MINKNQSERIQINLELSSELYAVINNLKQEMNGDTAEVLLKGITLLEISIEAKKQGKQVWITDDKQNLETEIVGI from the coding sequence ATGATTAATAAAAATCAATCTGAACGGATTCAAATTAATTTAGAATTGTCATCAGAATTGTATGCAGTTATAAACAATTTAAAACAAGAGATGAATGGAGATACTGCTGAAGTGTTGCTAAAGGGAATCACCCTTTTAGAAATTTCTATAGAAGCCAAAAAGCAGGGTAAGCAAGTTTGGATTACGGATGATAAGCAAAACCTGGAAACCGAAATTGTAGGAATATAA